The genomic region ACACCTGAACCAAAATTGACGGCTTAGTCTGTTTCAGCTTGACGATATGGACTGCTCACCATAGTCTGCGCTTACCACACGATCTTCGGAGACTGATTCTCTGCGAAGAACCACCGTTTGTGTATCGTGATACTCGGTCTGGCGGTGGGTGACGTGGATTTCTTCCTTGAGCTTCAGCCGTTTCTCCACCACCAAGACCTCTTCCATCACTGGTATGATCATCACATCACCTTCATGGCGTATCGGCGGCGCTGCATCCACAAATCGGTCAATGGGGACGTGACGGACATCAACCTCGGTGCGCAGAAATGGGATATCGACCACTTCTTCACGCTCAGTCACCGTCTTGGTAATTCGTACTTTGCCTGTTTCGACGATGCGCTTTCTCACATCCAGCGTTTCTTCAATAATGGGGACGACGATGCGGTTCTCGTCATTGCAAAGCGTGGCCCTGGGATCGTCTGCTGGCATGAAGTTCTCCTATTCATTGCCGCCAATAAAACGTAATTGCGCCCAGGGGCTGATCGTCGTCGATCCTCCGCCTGGGCGCTGTGCTGGGGATCGGAAAGAGATTCCGAACCTGCATCCGAGTATTCCTTAGCGTTTCAGATCGCGCTCGGCTTCCAGTTCCTCGACCTCAACATCCGTGCGCCGCACGGTGTCATGAATGGTCTCCACGCGATCCGTGGCGGTTTTGCCAATCACGACTTCCTCCACCACGCGCGCGGTCTTCGCAACCACGGGAACTTCATCCGTTTCCGTGAGCTCGATGACGCCATCCTGGAAGGCGTTATCCGCGCTGGAAACCGCGCGGTCCACGGGACGACGGTCCACGACGACATGCTCTTCATGAAGCGTGACGTTTTCCTCCACGGGCGTTTCGATGACTTCCGTGTGGACGCGCGCGCCGCCTGATTGTACCTGTCGCTTACCGACTTCGAGTTCTTCCTCGATCACGGGAATGACCGTTTTGCCATCGGTGTCAACAGCATCCGTCCGCGCCAGGGTATCTGTGGGAGTGGCGGCAGTCGCCGAATAATCCTCCACACGAGCAGCCGCAACGGGAGTGGGTACGGTGTTTGCCGCCGATGGCGTGCTGTAAGTATCCACTGGACGGATAGTATTCGCCACGGGGGCATCCGAACCAGCGACTGTACGGGCGTAGTCGTGATCGTGTTTGTCCACCACATCTACCGCCGCCGCAGAAGCCGCGCCGCCCGCAATGGCTCCGATGAGTGCGCCCACGGGGCCGCCCGCCAGGCCGCCTACAATGGCTCCGCCGACCGCGCCAAGCACGCCGCCTTCGGTCACATCGTGCTTCGTTGCAGGCTCTTTTCCGTGTTCATCGAGAACTTCATCTTTATAATCGTTCGTGGCCATAGTTTTCCTTTTATCTTTCGAATGATTGGCTGTAATCGCTGATGACGTGTTAAGATTAGCGCAAGACCTTCTGTGTCTCATCGACTTCCAGGTCGTCGCCGTCAATTTCTTCGACATTCACATCCGTGCGGCGCACGGTGTCATGCACGGTCTCGACGCGATCCGTGGCAGTTTTACCGACAACGACTTCTTCGACCACGCGCGCTGATTTAGCGACAACAGGGACTTCCTTCGTCTCAGTGACTTCGAGGATATTTTCGGCAAACGCCGCGTCAGCATCGGTGATGGGGCGATCCACGGCGTGGCGGTCTACAGTCACGGTTTCTTCGTGCAGGCTGATCTGCTCATCCACGGGGCGCTCAGTGATATGCTGATAAATGCGCACACCGCCACGCTGTACCTGTCGCTTACCGACCTGCAGTTCTTCCTCGATCACAGGAATGACGGTGTTATCGTCCGCCGCGTTGAGACCAGTCGCAGTGAGGTTCGCTGAGGGCGCGTATTCGGCTCCCGTTTTTTGATAGAACTCGGCGATGTTTGTTTCGATGTCGAGCGCGCCGTTGGCGTTAAGGATATCGGCGGCGTTTTGGATCCTGTCGTCGGTGGTTGTTACCGTCACGAACGTTTGACCGTCGCGAAGTCCGTTGGAGTAATACGCCGCGTCGTGCTTTGGAGCAATCAAATGAAGTTTGCCCAGAACCTTGTCCCAGCCACTTTCCTGAGCGGTCGTCGTCGCGCCCGAAGCATTCGCGCGATACGTTTCGACAACGATGTCGTTCGCTGAGAATCCCGCTTGCTCCAGTGCTTGAGCCG from Capsulimonas corticalis harbors:
- a CDS encoding YsnF/AvaK domain-containing protein, with amino-acid sequence MPADDPRATLCNDENRIVVPIIEETLDVRKRIVETGKVRITKTVTEREEVVDIPFLRTEVDVRHVPIDRFVDAAPPIRHEGDVMIIPVMEEVLVVEKRLKLKEEIHVTHRQTEYHDTQTVVLRRESVSEDRVVSADYGEQSISSS
- a CDS encoding YsnF/AvaK domain-containing protein: MSTEVLGLYDTIDAANQAAQALEQAGFSANDIVVETYRANASGATTTAQESGWDKVLGKLHLIAPKHDAAYYSNGLRDGQTFVTVTTTDDRIQNAADILNANGALDIETNIAEFYQKTGAEYAPSANLTATGLNAADDNTVIPVIEEELQVGKRQVQRGGVRIYQHITERPVDEQISLHEETVTVDRHAVDRPITDADAAFAENILEVTETKEVPVVAKSARVVEEVVVGKTATDRVETVHDTVRRTDVNVEEIDGDDLEVDETQKVLR
- a CDS encoding YsnF/AvaK domain-containing protein — encoded protein: MATNDYKDEVLDEHGKEPATKHDVTEGGVLGAVGGAIVGGLAGGPVGALIGAIAGGAASAAAVDVVDKHDHDYARTVAGSDAPVANTIRPVDTYSTPSAANTVPTPVAAARVEDYSATAATPTDTLARTDAVDTDGKTVIPVIEEELEVGKRQVQSGGARVHTEVIETPVEENVTLHEEHVVVDRRPVDRAVSSADNAFQDGVIELTETDEVPVVAKTARVVEEVVIGKTATDRVETIHDTVRRTDVEVEELEAERDLKR